The DNA region TGGCGACGTTCGGTTTATCCTTCACGTACGTCACGCGGACCGCATCGGCGGCGGCCTTGGCGGTTTCGAAGGTGTCCGCAACCGCGAGCGCGACGTATTGTCCGTAATAGCGAATGACGTCGTCTTCGAAGGGTGGGCGCCGCTCGTCGCAGATGCCGGAAAAACCCGGACCCGGTATCGAACGAAAGATCTTCCCGATGTTGCCGCGATGCAGAATCGCGCGCACGCCGGGCATCTTCTCGGCCGCAGCCGTGTCCAGCTTTTCGATACGGCCGTTGGCGATCGTCGCCTCGACCGGCACGGCATAAAGCTGCCCGGGGAAGTTGAAATCGGACGTGTACTGCGCGACACCGCTCACCTTGAGCGGGCCATCGACGCGCGGCGCGCTTCGACCAATTGGCGAAGCGGTTGGGGCATCTCGTGATGTCTGCATGTTAGCACCTTTTGCCGAGTATCTACGCAGCTGCTTCCACCAGCCTGCCGTTCGCCTGCAGCTTCACCTCGATGTTGCCGCGCGTCGCCCTGGAATAGGGGCAGATGGTATGCGCTTTGGCGACGAGGGATTCGGCCTGCGCCTGGTCTACGCCGTCCAGCTCCGAATTAAGCGTCACGTCCAGGAAGTACCCGCTTTCGTCCTTGTTGAGGTTCACGATCGCGGTCACCTTGATGTCATTGGCACTCACGGGGATTTTCGCAAGCCCTGCCGCCGCTTTGATCGCGCCGCCGAAGCAGGCCGAATAACCGGCCGCGAACAACTGCTCCGGGTTGGTGCCGGGGCCTTTCGACCCCGGCGGCCAAAGATTGAGATTGATCTTGCCGTCCGGACTGTTAGCTTTGCCTTCGCGGCCCGCAGTGGCGCCGGCGGTTTCGGATGCGAGTACGGCCATGGTTTTCACCTCAAGATTGCTTTGTGTAGCGATCGACGCGCCGACCCTATGCCCGCCGCCGCCACTGTTCGCTCATGTCTGAACTATGGACCGCCTGAGCCAGTCCTCGAAACGCGTCGGTCCGAGGCGCGCGTTCTGGCCGGGGGTGAGACTCTGATCGTTCAGCCTTGTGCCATAGTAGAGTGCCTGGACGTCAGTGGTCACCTTCCGTGCGTCCCGGTTGGCAGTCAGAAATCGCCGGACAAGGTCGTCCTGACGGATCGGTTCGGGGCCCGCCACCTCGATCGTGCCGTTCAACGGCTGCTCGACCGCAACGTCGGCCAGCGCAGCCGCGACGTCATCCGACACGATGGGCTGCATCAGAGCCGGCGGCAACCGGACGGTTGGCCCGTCGGTGGCCGATTGGGCGATCGCGCCCACGAACTCGAAGAACTGAGTGGCTCGGAGGATGGTAAACGGAATCCGGGATGCCTTGATCAGCTTCTCCTGGGCCATCTTCGCGCGCAAGTAGCCGCTGTCGGGCAGCCGGTCGGCGCCGACGACCGACAGCGCGACGTGATGGCGCACGCCGGCCGCCGCTTCGGCCGCAAGCAGGTTGCGCCCCGACGTCTCGAAGAATTCCAAAACCGCCTTGTCCTCGAACGAAGGCGAGTTCGCCACGTCGACGACGACCTGAGCCCCGGCCAGCGATTCAGCCAGTCCCTCGCCAGTGACGGTGTTGACGCCCGAAGAGGGCGACGCCGCCACGACCTCGTGCCCACGCTGGCGAAGGTTGTTCACCAGCTTCTTTCCGATGAGCCCGCTGCCGCCGATGACCACAATCTTCATGGCAAATCTCCTGGCAAGTCGAAAAAATCAGCCTGTAGCCGCCATTCGCAGGGCATGCGCGAGGCAGCGCTTGGCCAGTTCGATCTTGAACCCGTTCTCGCTCTGCGGTTTGGCGTCGCGTAGCGCCGCCTCCGCTGCTTTGCGGAAGTTGCCCGTGTCGGCGGGCTGACCGACGAGCGCCGCTTCGGCCTCGGGTGATCGCCACGGCTTGGTCCCCACGCCGCCCAGCGCGACACGCGCCCGCGTCACCATCCCGCCGGCGATCGTCATCACAACCGCGGCTGACGCCAGGGCGAATTCGTACGACGCGCGGTCGCGCAGCTTCAGATAAAGCTGCTTGCTTCTCGCCACCGGCGGCGGAAGCGTCACGTGCGTGATGAGGTCGCCGGGTTCCAGCACCGTTTCGCGATGCGGAGTGTCGCCGGGTAGCAGATGAAATTCGCCGAAGGGGACGGCGCGCGATCCCTTCGGCCCCTGCACGTGGATCGTCGCCTCCAGCGCCGCCATCGCCACACACATATCTGATGGGTTTGTTGCGATGCAGTGTTCACTGGTGCCGAGGACGGCCAGCGACCGATTGAAGCCGGTGATGGCCGGGCAGCCGGTACCCGGCTCACGCTTGTTGCACGGCATGGCCGTATCGCGGAAGTACACGCAGCGGGTCCGCTGGAGCAGATTCCCCGCCGTCGTCGCCATGTTGCGAAGCTGAGCGGAAGCGCCCGACAGGATGGCCTGCGACAGCACGGCGTAGTCTCGCGCCACCGTCGGATGGTGGGCGAGATCGGCGTTGCGCACCGTGGCGCCGATTTTCAGCCCGCCATCGGGCGTGACCTCGATCTTGCCGAGCGGCAGGCGATTGATGTCGAGCAGGCGCTCGGGGGTTTCGACGTTCAGCTTCATCAGGTCAATCAGCGTCGTTCCGCCGGCGAGAAAGCGCACGTCAGCGCCCTGCTGCGCCGTCTTCGACTTCGCCGCGGTCTCCACCGCCGCCGCAGGGTCTTCCGGCCGAATGAATTGAAATGTCTTCATAACGGCCGCTCCTCCGCGCAGCTATGTGCTTTTGCGAACCCGCTGAATCGCCGACACGATATTGGGATACGCCCCGCAGCGGCAGATGTTGCCGCTCATCAGCTCCTTCACGGCCGCATCATCCGTTCCGCACGGTTCTTTCAGGAGCGCGACCGCCGACATGATCTGGCCGGAGGTGCAATATCCGCACTGGTATCCGTCGCAGGCCAGGAACGCCGCCTGCATGGGGTGCAGGGCGTCCGGCGTACCGAGGCCCTCGATGGTGGTGATCTCCTCCCCGTCGTGCATCAAAGCGAGCGTCAGGCATGAATTCACGCGCCGTCCATTGACGTGTACCGTACAGGCCCCGCATTGCCCGTGATCGCAACCCTTCTTCGTTCCGGTCAGTGTCAAATTCTCGCGGAGGCAATCCAGCAGCGTCGTTCGCGGATCGACGCGAAGCTTGCGGACGGTGCCGTTAATGCGCAGCGTCAGCGGAACCGCGCCCTCGATATTCGGCCCGTCTGAGATAGGCGCCGCCGATTCGCTCTGCGCGAGTGCACTTTCCGCGTTCACCGGTAGATACCCCGCGATCGCTCCAACCGCCGCCGTGCCACCGGTGGCCTGAAGAAATGCCCGGCGGGTCGGACGTGACGGGCTCGATGACGGATCGTGACGCATGGATCCTCCATTCGAGCAGCCAGCCTATCGGAAAGTGCGTCCGACAGTCCATCCTTTTTTCGTAAAGATGATGACAATAGACACTCGCCAAAATCCGCGGTTGCGGGCATATTCTCCCAATGCTCCTGGCGGAAATCTCCCCTCCCCTTAATGGGTTTGGTTGGCCCGACTGGCTCGTCGTCGCGGCCTACCTGGTGCTGACGACCATCCTCGGGGCGGCCCTCTCCGGCCGCGCCTCGACGATTCGCGATTTCTTTCTCGGCGGTCGCAAGCTCCCCTGGTGGGCCATCTGCGGCTCCATCGTCGCGACCGAAGTCTCGGCGGCCACGATCGTCGGCGTGCCCACCATCAGCTTCGCCGCCGGCGGCAACCTCACCTATCTGCAACTCGCGCTCGGCAGCATCCTCGCGCGGTTCATCATCGCCCGCTACTTCATCAATCGTTACTACGAACACGAAATCTACAGCCCCTACGACTACGTGGGAACGCGCCTCGGCCCCCGCGTCCGCCAGACCACGACCGGCCTGTTCTTCGTCGGCGCCGTCCTCGGCCAGGGCGCCCGCCTCTACATCACCGCCTTCGTCCTCAGCGTCGTCGCCGGCATCAATCTGACCACTGCGATCTGGCTCATGGGCGCCTTCGCCGTCGGCTGGACGCTCATCGGCGGAATGGTCACCGTCATCTGGACCGACGTGATTCAATTCGTCGTGATGGTCGTCGGGGCCGGTGCCGCGCTCATCGCCGCCGTCGTCGCGGTCCCCGGTGGGTTCGCCGAAGTGGCGCGCTTTGCCGACCAGACCGACAAACTCCGATTGTTCAATCTCAGCCCGGACCTTTCCGTGGAGTATACGCTGTGGTGTGGACTCCTGGCGCTGCCCTTCCTGAATCTCGCCGCGTTCGGCACCGATCAGGTGATGGCCCAGCGCTTCTTCTGCTGCAAGACCCAGGCCGACGCCCGCAAGGCCGTGCTCTGGAGCAACATCAGCCTGTTCATCCCGGTGCTGATGCTCTTCGTCGGCATCGCCATCGCCGCCTACTTCCAGCACGCATCCCTCACGACGACCGAACAGGCCCTGATGAAACAGGACAAGAACTACCTCCTGCCCCTCTTCATCGTCCATCAGCTTCCCGTCGGACTGCGCGGTCTCGTCGTCGCCGCCATCTTCGCCGCCGCCATCTCCACCCTCGAAGGCGCCCTCGCCGCCCTCTCCCAGGCCACGGTCGGACTTGTCTACCCCGCCGATCGGCTCGCGGGCGAGGAAGATCGCCGTACGGCGGCCGGCCGCATGAGCCTCGTGGTCCTTTCCAAGCTCCTCGTCATCGGCTGGGGCGTCGCGCTCTGCCTCATGGCCATCGGCTGCATCACCATCGCCAAACAGTACAAGAACGTCATCGACCTCGCGCTCTCGCTCGTGCGCTACACGTATGGCCCGCTCCTGGGCATCTTCCTGCTCGCGTTCCTACGTCGCCCACCGGACGACCGCGGTCTCTTCTGGGCCGTCGGTCTGGCGATCATGGCCGTCATCGGCATGTCGATCCACGACCTGAAACCCGTACTCATCTTGGGCCGCATGCAGGATCTTTCGGACGCCTTTGTCTGGTCTGCCGCCGCGCTCGCCTCCCTGGTCGGCTGGTTTCGTTTCCGTCTGGACGCTTGGCGCCCGGCGATCGTCGCGGCAACCTCCGTCCTTATCGTCCTGCTCCACCATCTCCAAGTAGGCACAACGCCGCACGGCGACCCACTTCGCATGGCCGCGTACTGGCACTACCCGATTGCGGCGCTGATGACATTTGCTGTCGGTTATCTATTGGGGCGACGCGATGAGGAAAAACAGATGCAATAGACATCTGATCCGATACTCGACGCGGATTACTTTAACGAAGTCAAACTGCCGATCGGCACTCAATTGGATCCTGTGGTCGAGAGGCCAAAGGCCAGACTCTGCACTCCCCCGCCGGGCAGGTCGCCCAGGCGCCGAAAGCTCGCGGTCTGGCCGCGCGCGATACCCGCCGTCATTCCGAGCACTATCGCGCAGGTCAGTACCAGTCCATGAATAGGCTTCAAGTCAGACCTCCTGCGCTGGTCGATGGCGCGTTGATACAGTTCACTTTAAGTCATGCCGAGGGAGATGATCTTGAACAGCGAATGCGCGGCGCTTGCACGAATTTAGCGCCACCGAGCGGAGGCTCGATAGACCGCCGGCGTCGTGCCGGTCTCGCGCTTGAAGGCCCGCGTAAGATGCGCCTGGTCGCTGAAACCGACGCGCGCGGCGATCAGGGCGATCGATTCGTCGCTACGGACGAGGAGAGACTTGGCTCGCTCGATGCGCTCGCCGCGGAGGAACTCGCCGATCCTACAACCCCGCGCGCGACGAAACGCGCGTGCCAGATGGCCCGGATGAACGCCGGCCTCGAGGGCGAGTTCGCGGACCGATAGCGCGTCGCAGCACCGCGCGCGGAGCAAGTCAATGACCCGGCCGAGCCAGACAGGATTCGACTCCTGTCGGGGCGGATCATCGCCTCGAGCAATCGTAGTCAGAAGTTCAATTCCCAGTCCCCACAGCGAGAGGGAGGACAAGTCATCGCGGATGCGCATTTCGCAGGCGATCCGCCGCGCGATCTCGCAGGCCGGCCCGCGCGAAATCTGCACCGGTCGCGCAAAGGCCCGGCGCGACAGGCGATCAAGCTCCTCCGGCGGATTCACGAACTCCATGCTGCACCAACCCACGCGTGGAGTTCCGAATCGTTCGCGATGCGCGATCCCCGCGGGGATCACGTTGAGGTCGCCCGGATGGACCCTTCAGTTCTCACGCGAAAACTCCGCCGTGCCCAATCCTACGAGCACAAAACCAACACATTGATACTCATGCTCATGCCGCGGATTCTCGGCACATGCCGCAACGTGCCGTTCCCGGAAGTCGATACCATTGGACGTAATCGACCAGTCTACCGTCGACAAAGGGGAAGACGGTCCCGGCGATGTTGCACGCGAGCGATATCCTTGTTCCGCCATCCACTCCATTATATCCCTGCCCAACATCCACAATCCGAAAACATGTGTTCAATCGGGTTGTTTCTGTCCAAAAAAAAACGCCCGATGACCAAAGTCACCGGGCATTTATCAAAACACTTGAATGAACGCCAAGCGATCGTCTACGGCGTCTCCGCGTCCTCGCTCGTCGGTTCCTCCGTCACCGGCGCCGGCGCCGCGTTGGGATCGGCCATCTTCGCATAGACCGAGCCGTCGTTCGGGTTCTTGTACATCGCCGTATCCATCCCCGGCACGTGCTCCTTGCTGGACACAAGGAAGATCTCCACGCGGCGATTCTCCTCGGCGCCGCCCCGGGCCGGGTTCGGAATCCGCGGTCGGAACTCGCCGTACCCCATGCAGCCCATGCGCAGGTAATCCACGCCGAATCCCTTCAGCGCGAACATCACCGCGATCGAGCGATGCACCGACAGGTGCCAGTTGGTCGGGTGTTTGCGGCCCGTGATCGGTCCGATCGGCAGATTGTCCGTGTGGCCGACGACGACGACCTCAAACTGGCTTGCCGCGGAGGAGTTGACGATGTCGGAGAACGCCTTGAGCGAACCCTTGACCTCGTCCTTCACCTCGTCGCTTCCCTTGGCGAAGGTCAGGTCGCTCTTCCAACGGACCGCGCCCTTCTTCGCGTCGTATTCGATTGTGTCGGGATACTTCGCGGCGAGTTCCTTCAGCGCCTTGTCCAATTCCGGCGGCAGCTTGACCTCGACGACCTCAATCCCGCCCATGCCCTTGGCCAGGACGCCATCCATCTGCCCTTGCAGCTTCTTCACGAACGCATCCAGCCGTTCGTTCTCGCCCCGCAGCGTCGCGAGGTACGCCTCCTTGGAATCCAGTTCGCGGCGCAGCGCCTCGCGCTCCGCCTCCAGCGCCAGCGATTTGTTGCGCTCATCCGCCAGATCGCGCTCCAGCGCGTCCGCCCGCTCGGCCGCCTTGCGCCGGGCGAATTCGGTCCGCAGGTACTCGTCGCGCGACACACATCCCGTCGTCGTCATCCATCCGCCCGCCATGGCTGCGAGCAACATCCACATCCTGTACTTGCTCATTGGTTCCTCCCTGGAACATCCCTGTTTTTCTTCCGCGCGGACGCCCCGCGTGTTTTTCCACAGCGCATTATGCCATCGCCCTGCCGCATCGCAATGCTTTCTTTACGCCGCCCGACGATTTGAGATCGAGTTTCCGCTGACCGGCACGTCCGTAGGCCAGGCCGTTTTGCGGTTGTGAGTTGTCGAGAGGACCCCTCGCAATCAGGACGAGACCCCGGGGAGTCCGACGCTCCCCGGACCCGGGAATCGTCCGCCAACGCATCATCCGTAGGCGATTACTCCCTCTTCACCCGCATTTAAACGGCGAGTTACCCCTTCCCCCATAAAGTTTTAACGATGGAGGCGACCATGGGCAGACAAGAACTAGAATCCGCCCGGAAGGGGCCTTGGCGAACAGCCATGGTTCGTATTTTCGAAATCATCACGGTTTGCGCCGGCTTCGCCGTTCTGCCGGGCTGTGCCCGCACCATCCTGATTGCCGAGGACGCCGTCGTCCGCCCCGACCGGCCCCACGAACTGGCCGCCTACGTCGATAAGCAGTGGCTGGTCGTCTTTACCAGCGGTGTGCCGGGTCGTGAGGTTCAGTTTCTGATCGATGAAAAGGAGGTCGGCCGTGCCCGGACGAACAAGCAGGGGCGCGCTCGCATCACTTTGAAGCCGGGCGTTACCGGTGAGTCCTTTATCGCCCGGACCCACGGCGATATCCGGAATCTACAGGAAAGGGCCACGCTCTTCGGCTGGGATCCGAACCGTACAGCCATCGCCGTCGACGTCGATGAAACCATCAGCCTCACGAATTACCTGAACGTCATCTGGGGCGATGGCCTCGTCTCGCGTCCGGTCAAAGGCTCGCCCGAAGCCCTCCGCAGCTTGGCGAAGAACTACCAGCTCCTGTATTACAGCGCGCGACCGCGATTCATGATCCGGCGGACCCACGAATGGCTTGAAAAGTACGGGTTCCCGCCGGGGCCCGTCGTCTTCCCCAGCGACTTTACGGCCGCCCTGAGACAATCGTCGGCCAAGGCCGAGCTCCTGGCCTCTCTTCGCGAGAAGTGGCCCAACCTGCGGATCGGCATCGGCGACAAGCACGCCGACGTGGACGCCTGCATCGCCAACGACATGTTGCCGGTCATCGTGAACGGGGCCCGCCCCAAGTTCCGCAAGAACGCCATCGTCGTGGCCGGCTGGGAGTCCGTGCCCAAGTTCTTCGACATGAACCGCGGTTCGCTCAACGACGACCGCCGGATCGCGAGTTTCCTCGCCAACGGAAACCGCTCCGCCTCCGGCGACATCATCCCCCCGCCCGAGCCCGCCGAGCCTACCCGCGTGGTTGCCGCAAAAACCAAATAGGATCCAACGTATCGCGGATGACACGCTTTCGACTTCCCGCCCGATTGAATCCGACTTGAGTCCAATATCGATGTTGGGTCGTCTCCAATTGTCTACACTCTGAGACGATGGTTAACCAAGCCTACCGTCACACCGATAAATTACCCAAAGGGCAGTTAGCGGCCGTTGAAGTCGTGGTCGATCCGGAGGAACGAGGGCCCAGGATCTGGCGTTCCTGCCACGTCTCAATTCAGCCGGATTATCCACGAGTTGGCCATGTCGAATCAGAAGTCGCGATCCGTCGCTCCACCATTGCCGGCTTGGAATTCAACCCGGTTCATCCTCGAGTTGGCCGTCGAGCAATACCAGCATGGAACTGAAGCGACCAGCCGTCGAAACACAAATGCGCGCGTGGTGGTCACCACACCGCCGGCGATCGGCGGCCCCACGCGAGGATTCCCATTATGAAACCGGTTCGCTTTGACCGCCGCTTTCTTGTCGAGACTCTCGGGATCGTTGGTTTAGTGCTGGTTGTCATCGTTTTCCTGCTACCGCAGATTGCGCCCGGGCTTGAAGGCGCGGCGTATGCGCTACTGCTGTCGGGCGCTTTAATGTTCGGAGGACTAGTCTGGTCGCTGGGTCGCAGCCGGACGCGCGCGGAGATATTGGCCCGGGAGATGACATCGGACCTCGCCCTCGCCAAAGAGCAGGCCGAATCCGCACTCCGCGAGACGGAGGCTCTGCGGACGACTCTCGATGAACATGCCATCGTATCGGTCGCCGACGCCAAGGGGCGAATCACCGCGATTAATCATACGTTTTGCCGGATCAGCGGTTACTCCCGTGAAGAACTGATTGGCCAGGACCATCGCATTCTCAATTCCGGTCATCACCCCCGGAGCTTTTGGGTGGAGATGTGGAAGACCATCCAGTCGGGCCGGCCGTGGCACGGCGAGGTCTGCAATCGGGCCAAAGACGGCTCGTTTTACTGGGTCGACTGCATCATCGCGCCCTTTAAGGGTGCGGATGGCAAGATGGCGAAGTATGTCTCGATCCGCAGCGACATCACCGAGCGCAAGCGCGCTGAGCAGTCGCTGTTGGAACGAACACGATTGGCAACGCTGGAGGCCGAAATCGGGACCTCGCTCGCCCGCGGCGGCACGCTCTGCCAAACGCTTCAACTTTGCTGCGAGACCATTACGCGCTACCTCGATGCCGCATTTACGCGCATTTGGACCCTCAATGAACGAGAAGACGTGCTGGAATTGCAGGCCAGCGCCGGACAATACACCCATCTCGACGGTCCACATAGCCGCGTACCGGTTGGAAAATTCAAGATCGGGAAGATTGCAGAAGACCGAAGGCCCCACCTGACCAATCGCGTGGTGGGGGACCCCCGGGTGGGCGATCAGGACTGGGCCAAGCGGGAAGGCATGGTCGCTTTCGCAGGCTACCCCTTAATTCTGGAAAACCGAATTGTCGGCGTCGTGGCGATGTTCGCCCGCCACAACCTCAGTGACTTGACGCTTCAGACGCTCGGCTCTCTGGCCAATTATATTGCCGGGGGCATCGAGCGCAAGAGGGCCGAGCAGGCGCTTCGCGAGAGCGAACAACGGTTTCGGACGATTGCCGACACTGTCCCCCAGTTGCTCTGGACGACGGATCCGGCGGGTAACGCGGACTATAGCAATGCACGATGGCTTGAATATTCGGGGTTGAGTCCAGAGCAGACTCGGGGTTGGGGTTGGAAAGCGGTCATGCACCCGGATGACGTCCCCTCCATTATGGAAACGTGGGGCCGATGTCTTCAGACCGGCGCGCCATACAGTGCGGAGTGCCGATTCAAGCGGGGCTCCGACGGAGCCTATCGATGGTTTTTGATCCGGGGAGTCGCGGTACGTGATCCCAACGGCGCGATCGCTCAGTGGATCGGAGCGTGCACCGACATCGAAGATCAGAAACGCGCCGCCGAGGTCGTAGCCGCCCGGATCGAAGCCGAAAACGCGAATCGCGCAAAGAGTGATTTTTTGGCGACCATGAGCCATGAATTGCGGACGCCGCTCAATGGCGTGATTGGCATGGCCGAACTCCTGATGAGCACGAATCTCGATGCGAAGCAGCGACGCTACGCCTGGCTGGCCAAGTCCTCCGGCGATGCCCTGCTCGCCTTGATTAACGACATTCTCGATTTCTCCAAAATTGAAGCCGGCAAAATTGAACTGGAACATGCCGACTTTGACCTGTGCTATTCCGTGGAGTGCGTGACCGCCTCGTTTGCATCGCGCGCGCAGGGCAAGGGGCTGGAACTGGTGGTAGGGGTTCACCCGAAAGTACCGGCGCTCGTGCGTGGCGACACCGGCCGCCTGCAGCAAATTCTCACGAACTTGATCGGTAACGCCATTAAGTTCACCGAGTGCGGCCAAGTCGTGGTTCGGGCCGCTCTGGAGCGGGAAAACGATGGGCATGTCGACGTTTGCTTTAACGTTCAGGATTCCGGAATCGGCATTGCCCCGGATCGAATACCCCGTCTCTTCAACACCTTTTCGCAGGTCGATTCCTCAACCACCCGCAAATACGGTGGGACCGGCCTGGGACTGGTCATTAGCAAACGACTGGTCGAACTCATGGGAGGTCGGATCGGTGTGGTGAGCGAAGAAAGCAAAGGTTCGACGTTCTGGTTCACGGTCCCGCTTGAAAAACAGAGGACGGACGGTTCCCAGATTCGCGCCATATGCGAAGAGGTTCGAAACCAGCGCGTTCTCGTAGTGGACGACAACGAAATCAGTCGCGAAATCCTCCACGAACAATTGACCGGCTGGGGCATGGAACATGAATCGGTCCCCGGCGGTCGCGAAGCCCTCGCCGCCCTCCGCGCCGCCGCCGCCGAAGACAGAAAATTTGGACTGGTTATCGTCGATATGCAGATGCCCGGCATGAACGGCTGGGAGTTGGCCAAGGAGGTCAAGGCGGATTCCGCCCTGCAAGAGACGATCCTTGTGCTTATCGCACCCGCGCACGATGAGCCGGACGCCCAACATCTGCATGCCGGAGGCTTCGCCGGTTACGCCTCCAAACCGTTACGGCCTTCACAATTACTGGACACGATCACCGATTCACTTAATTCGTCGAAGGCGCCCACGGCCCCGGTCTCGGTGACGACCGCGGTGACGGCGACGCGGCGGATCAAGCAACCTCCCGTGGCTCTCACTGACGCGCGCATCCTCCTGGCCGAAGATCATCCGATCAGCCAGGAGGTGGCCGCGACAATTCTGCGCCAGGCGGGCTATCAATGTGATGTCGTCGGTAATGGCAAGGAGGCGTTGGAAGCGGTGACGCGACATCGCTATGACCTTGTCCTGATGGATTGTCAGATGCCGCAGATGGATGGGTTCACTGCCACACGGGCCATCCGCCAGGCCGAAAAAGAAGGACGGGTGGCCGGCCCCCGGGAGGCAAGGCTGTGCATCGTCGCCTTGACGGCCAACGCCATTAAAGGCGACCGTGAGCGCTGTCTGGAAGC from Phycisphaerae bacterium includes:
- a CDS encoding response regulator, with protein sequence MKPVRFDRRFLVETLGIVGLVLVVIVFLLPQIAPGLEGAAYALLLSGALMFGGLVWSLGRSRTRAEILAREMTSDLALAKEQAESALRETEALRTTLDEHAIVSVADAKGRITAINHTFCRISGYSREELIGQDHRILNSGHHPRSFWVEMWKTIQSGRPWHGEVCNRAKDGSFYWVDCIIAPFKGADGKMAKYVSIRSDITERKRAEQSLLERTRLATLEAEIGTSLARGGTLCQTLQLCCETITRYLDAAFTRIWTLNEREDVLELQASAGQYTHLDGPHSRVPVGKFKIGKIAEDRRPHLTNRVVGDPRVGDQDWAKREGMVAFAGYPLILENRIVGVVAMFARHNLSDLTLQTLGSLANYIAGGIERKRAEQALRESEQRFRTIADTVPQLLWTTDPAGNADYSNARWLEYSGLSPEQTRGWGWKAVMHPDDVPSIMETWGRCLQTGAPYSAECRFKRGSDGAYRWFLIRGVAVRDPNGAIAQWIGACTDIEDQKRAAEVVAARIEAENANRAKSDFLATMSHELRTPLNGVIGMAELLMSTNLDAKQRRYAWLAKSSGDALLALINDILDFSKIEAGKIELEHADFDLCYSVECVTASFASRAQGKGLELVVGVHPKVPALVRGDTGRLQQILTNLIGNAIKFTECGQVVVRAALERENDGHVDVCFNVQDSGIGIAPDRIPRLFNTFSQVDSSTTRKYGGTGLGLVISKRLVELMGGRIGVVSEESKGSTFWFTVPLEKQRTDGSQIRAICEEVRNQRVLVVDDNEISREILHEQLTGWGMEHESVPGGREALAALRAAAAEDRKFGLVIVDMQMPGMNGWELAKEVKADSALQETILVLIAPAHDEPDAQHLHAGGFAGYASKPLRPSQLLDTITDSLNSSKAPTAPVSVTTAVTATRRIKQPPVALTDARILLAEDHPISQEVAATILRQAGYQCDVVGNGKEALEAVTRHRYDLVLMDCQMPQMDGFTATRAIRQAEKEGRVAGPREARLCIVALTANAIKGDRERCLEAGMDDYLSKPLNPEKLIRLIEHNLSRAVGPIEKPSTPCTGSSISEMDGPADDGGPPFNMEFLLKQWGGDQALVKMLIAKFRTQSKADLEKLEQSITAGDMDEAARLAHGFKGAAGYLAAEKLRRLAANLETQCRNKDLAGIAAGAAAVRAELGRWMDYNPKRTIELDPGAADAPNSENNREYFDSRR